Genomic segment of Drosophila takahashii strain IR98-3 E-12201 chromosome X, DtakHiC1v2, whole genome shotgun sequence:
tatcgaaaatatcgataatttgcTAGCTCTAATATAtcgataatatattttataatccttTTGACTCACCCGTCTTGATCCCTTGTTTATTTTCCAGGAATGTGCGCCGGCTATGTTTTGTACAAGGTGAAGACCCCACCGCTGGTCTCCCGGCGACTGAATTTATCCCTCTGGGCGGGCAGCCTGTTTGTGCTCCTGATCGTGGTCTTTGGCGTTTGGGAGGGACAACTGAGCACCGTCAGCACCGCGTTCTATGTGGGCGTGGCCCACACCGCCTTCGGATGCGGACTGGTCTGGATCGTATTGTCCTGTTGCTGGGGACTGGCGCCCACCGTGAATGCCATCCTGTCGTATCGCGTCATGTGGCCCCTGTCGCGGCTCACATACTGCGCCTATCTGATCCACCCCATCATCATGTTCATCTGCTCCTCGCACATGAGCGGCACCGTCCACCTGAGCAATCCCCTCATCCTGACCCTCTTCCTGGGCAATGCCGTCGTGTCCTTCGGCTCGGCCTTCGTCATATCCGCCTTCTTCGAGGCGCCCGTCATTCGGATCCTCAAGATCTGCTTCAAAAAGTGATCGAATTGTTTGAATATCTAGCCGTTGGGTAGCCGATTTCGTTAATTGTTGGACGAGCTACCCATATTCAAAtttgagtttttgtttttttttttttttgtgccccGTGTCTGCAACGAAATAATGCACATAACGATGTCAGctaatgtttataaatatccCTAGGCCTAAATATGTGTTATATACTTGTATATATTAAGAGGGTTTCGTGAGTGCGAGTGGAgtgtttgaaataaaatatacctaAACCAAAAATGGGATTTcaatttgtatattatttttgaaaaatgttctacaaatttttttggacAATTATTCCATTATTTAAACGTCATCAGGAGTCAACAGTCagatattataaatatgtattcgtATAACAAATATATCACCTTCAAATTACTCTTTTTTGGAATGATACTAATATGTATCATTTGGCTGATATGGCTCGTAATCCACACATATAGAAGACAATTGGCCACTTGGGAACGCCGACGTTACATCAGTAGATTAAAGACTATGAAGTTAGACGTACAAATGGTTCTGAATGAGGAGCAGAAAGTTATTGATTCCGTATCCGCAATGTTGAAGGCCGAAACGAACGAGGACGATCTCGAGGATGAAAAGTTTCATCATGAAATGCATAAACTTCGTAAGATTGTACGGACCACAAACAAAGAACTGCAAAAGCTGGAGAATGAGATATTTTGAATGTTCTTTGAAAAGCGCTATAATAAagctaatttatttgttaactTAATTACCGCAATTTGTTCGatttattcgattttcaaatttatcgaTAGGTTACACATTTGTAGTTTACAATGACCATCACTCAACGCTATAATAAagctaatttatttgttaatttaattaccgCAATTTGTTCGatttattcgattttcaaaTATATCGATTGGTTACACATTAACCATCACTAGTAACTTTTTCTAGCTGAAAACAGCCTCATTTGGCTTGAAAATAGCCAAGTTGCCAGCACAGACCGCTGATACACGTGCGCGTGTTTTGATTTGTTCGTAAAcaaaaatgcccttaaattgaatttaaagctTAATTATTACGATTTACCCACAAGATGTCGCGCATTATAGTGAAGCAGCTGCCCAAGCATGTGAGTACACTGTTGTTTTTCACTAGCAATCGAGTAAAACAGCTACATTCCAGATCACCGAGGACAAACTGCGTCAGATTTTCGGTGCCCAGGGAACAATTACGGATCTGCAGCTGAAATACACGCCCGATGGCAAATTCCGGCAGTTCTGCTTCGTGGGCTACAGCTCCGAGGCGGAGGCCCAGTCGGCCATCCAACACTTCAACAACACCTGCATCCAGACCAGCCGGGTGCGCGTCGAATCCTGTGCCGCTTTGGGCAGCGAGGAGAAGCCCCAATCCTGGAGCAAGTACGCCAAGGACAGCAAGAAGAACCTGGAAAAGTTAAAagccaaggaggaggaggaggcggctgCCAGGGAGGCCAAGGATGCCAAGAAAAAGAACAAGGAGAAGAAGCTGGACAAAGTGGAGCAGATTCTGGGCAGGCACAAGGATGATCCCGAGTTCCAGGAGTTTCTGCAGGCGCACGACAAGTCGCGCACCCTGTGGGGCAACGATTTGGGCGTGGCCAGCAACCAGgaagaggagcagcaggatggtgaagatgaagatgaggAGGAGCCACCAGCTGGCAGGGATGACAGTGGCGTGGATGCCGATGCAGGGGAAGATGAccaagaggaggaggaggaagacgGCGACACCAGCAAGCTGGCCGAGAAGCCCATCAGCGATCTGGAGTACATGAAATCCCTGATGGCGGCACCCACATCCTCCTCCAAGGGAGCAACCAAAAGCAAAACCAAGTCGGACAAATCCAACCTGGAGCTGTTCACCATCAAGATTCACAATGTGCCGTACAACACGAAGCGCCAGGAGGTGCTCAAGTTCTTCAAGCCGCTGAAACCCTATTCCGTGCGTCTCCCCAGCAAAGTGCACGGCTTCTGCTACGTGGGCTTCAAGACGGAAAAGGACATGGCCAAGGGGATGCTGAAGAACAAGAGCTTCATCAAGGGCAAGCAGGTCTTCTTCTCCGACTTTACCGAGAAGAACAAGGTGACCAAGGCGAACAAGAGTGGGCAACCCGTAACGAACGCTGGGGAGGCGACAGGCAATGCCAAGTGGAAGCACCAGCAGGACAGTTTGTCCAAGGAGGACGACATCTCCGAGTCCGGCCGCATATTCTTTCGCAATCTGGCCTACACCACCACGGAAGAGGAGCTCCGCAAGCTGTTCGAGCAATTTGGTCCAGTGGTGGAGGTCAATCTTCCCGTCGACAAGCTGACGCGAAAGATCAAGGGCTTCGGCACGGTGACCTACATGATGCCGGAGCACGCCCTCAAGGCGTTCAACAGCCTGGACGGCACGGATTTCCATGGCCGCCTGTTGCACCTGCTGCCCGGCAAGGATATCGAAAAGAATCCGCAGGAGGAGCTGGACGAAAACGATGCCAGTCTGTCGTTCAAGGAGAAGAAGGCGCTGAAGCTGAAGAAGAGCGCCCAGAAGCCAATTGGCTGGAATACCCTGTTCCTGGGTGGCAATGCGGTTGCCGAAATACTGGCCAAGCAATTCAAGACCTCCAAGGAGCGCATTTTGGACACCAGCGACGGTGGCAGCGGTGCCGCCGTGCGTTTGGCTCTCGGCGAAACCCAAATAGTCATCGAGATGAAGCGTTTTCTCGAGGAGGAGGGCGTCCGGCTGAATGCCTTCGATGAGCCGGCCAAAAAGCGTTCCAACACTGTGATACTGGCCAAGAATCTGCCGGCGGCCACCGAAACCTCCGAGCTAACGCCCATTTTCAGTCGCTTTGGTCCGATTGGCAGGATTGTCCTTCCGCCCAGCGGCGTTACGGCGCTCATCGAGTTCTGTGATCCACTGGAGGCGAGGCAGGCCTTCAAGAAGCTGGCCTACAGCAAATTCAAGAATGCCCCGCTCTATTTGGAGTGGGCACCCGAGCAGGTCTTCACCAAGACGCTCAGCGGCGAGCCGGTGATTCCCAAAACGGAACTTAAGGAGGAGGAAAAGCCAGAGAAGCCAGAGGTTAAGAAGGTGGaggaaaaggaggaggaggagcagaagcCTCTTGCAGAAGATGCCGATGATGAACCGGAACCAAACACCACCCTCTTCCTGCGCAATCTGAACTTCAAGACGGTGCAGGAGACGGTGGAGCAGCACTTCCGCCACCTGGGCACCATTCACACCGTGGAGATAGCCAAACGCCGGGATCCCGAGAATCCGCGCAACTTCAATTCCCTGGGCTATGGCTTCATTCAGTTCAAAAAGAACTCGGTGGCCGAGCATGCGCTCAAGAACCTGCAGCTCACCCACATCGATGGCAATCCCGTGGAGCTCAAGCGCAGCGATCGGGTGCTCAAGTAAGTAGAGGTATCCATAAGGGAATATCCACTTGATTAAccctattattattatattttccagAACCCAAGACAACGAGGGAGCACAACGTCGACTGGCCTCGCAGAAGAAGCAAACTGGCACCAAGATCCTGGTGCGGAATATTCCCTTCCAGGCGCAATACCGCGAAGTTCGAGACATATTCAAGTGGGTGTAGTGTATATTCAAGTACCTGTGGGGGCAATTCTTGATACTATATATTTGAAATCCTTCCAGGGCCTTTGGCGAGCTGCGTTCTCTGAGGATTCCCAAGAAGGCCACCACCGGCGAGGAGGCGCATCGCGGCTTCGGCTTCGTTGACTACATGTCCAAGGCGGAGGCCAAGCGTGCCTTCGATGCTCTGAGCGCCAGTACCCATTTGTACGGCCGCCGTTTGGTCCTCGAGTGGAGCGCCAACGATGACAACCAGGACGTGGAGGAGCTGCGCAAGCGAACGGCGGCCAAATTCGGTGATAGCCAGGCGGCAGCGTCGGCGAAACGCAGCAGGAAATCCTTCTTCGATGTGGAGGGCAGTGTGCAGCCAAATCAAGATGATGACGACGAAGAGGAGGAACGATGATGATAATCCCCCGTAGTTAGTTAGCTTAAAGTTTGATTCAGATGTATAAAGTACaagatgtaaacaaaaatataaattataattttataaaatcaaatggagAGAAAACCCTGCCGTTTCTaaatagaatatattttattttacgcttctgtttatataaaaacctaaataattaatataaaacaagacgaaaaaaaaaaacagaattttttaagcaAACACATACATCGTACATCGTATATCAATCATTGATCAATCAGCCGGAAAAACTTGCTACCTCACTTTAGTAAATTATAGTACTAGTAGtagtaattaattatatataggTTGCGTATATATGTCTCTAGATATATACGtgtaatattgaaaatatttgcaattttctGCTTTcccttctttctttctctttttttttttgcaatagtTGCAGTAAGCTAATAAAGGTCGCAATCTAAAGGTAAAGCAGCATACAGTCTACAGATCTACGGAAATATCTGTAATACATGGGAATAATATTTAGTAAGCGGAGGAGCAGCTAATTAGTGTTAGACACTTGATCATCCCAGGTGTGTGTTgctgatgtgtgtgtgttgtgttgtgttgcgttgtgcgtgtgtgtgtgagcccgCCATTGAGCAGATTTGTTCACATCCCCGAAAAGGGGCCTCCTCCGTCCGTATTCCTCGCCAGATCCATCCATATCTTCAGCTTTTAGTTGCAGTTTCGGTTTCTGGTATATACAATTGGCAGCGCAGGTGTATTTAAGTGTTTTTTTCAATTagaacttgaaaattatcgatattttcgataatattaattcgataatatcgatgttttcaaattaaatatcaagAAATAGCAAactttcgatatttttcaagctctataaGCGTTTTCAAGGTGTTTTTTCAGGCGTTTCCCGGAAGGTTTTAAGGTGTTTagctgttttttttgtgtgtgtatacTTTGTGCAGGGGGCGTGTGGTGGCTGACAGGTGGGGGCGTGGTGTATGCGTAGGCTATCCATCGAATTTCGTTCGTATTACCGCTATtgctatgtaaaaaaaatatataatttatgtgcatatatatatatatgtttatatatatatatattccataTGTATATCTGTGCAGACGGCTGTTCCAAAGTCCTAATCCTTCTTGATGCGCGCCTGCAGGAAGCAGTAGAGGATCCCGGCCTGGGCCATCACATCGACGGTGCTCGCGGCCAGCGGATCCTTTTGCTTCACCTGCGTTTGTCCCGGCCTCAGCAGGGTGGGCCCGAAAACCATGGCCAGATTGTGCAGCGACATCTTGTTGTCCGTCTCCTTTTCGTGGACTCTATAGGGggaatataattaataattattcctTAGATAACAAACGAATTACCCACCTAATCAGATGATCTAGAATCGAATTGATGGAGGCCTTGTTGACCTGCGGCAGCTCCTCGAAAACTTTGAGCAGCTCGTTGATTCGCGTGgattcgttgttgttgctaaaggCGCTGAATGTGTCGAAGAATCGTGGATATAGCTGATCCGTGAATAAAGCCTCGGGCAGCTCTCTTAGGAAGGTCTTCAAAATGCCCGTGACCGAATGGATGTCCACTTCGCGCAGCAGCTGCTCCGCCTCATAGGCATCTGAATatgaatatataaatacataaatattatatacaaTTTGGTTACCTAGAAAAACCATTTACTCACCCGACTCAAATGCCTTCTTGAGCTTGGCCAAATCGGAGGCGGAACCGCTGACGCGATAGCAGCCAACCTCCAGCATTCCCCGCCGCTCCACCTCACGAATGCAGGCACTGATGATGAACGGAATGTCGCGTTTCTCGCGTCTGAACATAAACGAAATAGTAATACACAGTAAGTAGGAAGAAGGATCGATGGGTGGAGCTCTCTACGCACTTTAATACTTGACTCATTTTGGCACCAAAGAGGGCTCCTGGCTTAGTGGTGGCGCGGCATAGCTCGCCGGGCACAAACCGGAAGCTGCAGCCGAGCTCCAGGGTCTCACTAAGCTTAATTGTTCGCGGCTGCGTGGTTTCTGTCAGCCAACTGAGGCTCAACTGTAAGAGATCATAGAATAATtagttataatattaaatattgtaaaaaacttgtgttattaacatgttaaatgtcaaagtgttaagctaaaaaaaagttattgacttgtgtgtaaaaaaatgtatcctacatatgttagaaacataaataacacacacatgtcaattGTGTTATTtgcacgacgtgttttttactcagcgtgtttttaacacaatgagtttttgataTTAAAGTGTCAGAATTGTATGTTGAACTAAAAACGGTTTTCTAGAATAtaagaaatgtaattttcatttgtgttaataacacattgtgtaaaaaacacaagtgagtTGTTGTGtgtgttaacaattatttttcacattctaacacttttgtatttgacacacatgtcaaaattatttttaaatttttcatgtttttaacatgtgtgttaatCTCCGAACTCTGATATTAAATATAGTTAGCTGGCTAACCTTGAGTATGTGCTTGGCTCTCAGGAGCGGCCGCTCCTTGGCCTCGTAGAGAAGAATGCGCACATTCTGGCTGCCCTCCAGTTCCAGCATAAAGCTCTCGTTCCACAACGGCGTCTGACTGCGACACACCATCTTGGTGGTGGCCTTGCGGAAATAGTGACCGTAAGAGTCCACCTCGATGCAGATGTACAGGTCGGCCGCCTGCTCCAAGCCGCCCAATCCCTGGACGGCCATGTGCAGATCTCCCACCAGCAGGCTCTCGTCGTTGGTGTTGCGCATCAGATACGAGCCCATTTCAGTCTTCATGCCCTTCTGCATGGCCACAATGAAGGCGGTGACCTCCAGCGAATTGATCGTATTGGCTCCGGGCAGGTTGCACTTTTGCTAAggggaaaataatataatttaaggcAAGTTCAATccagaacaagaaaggaaggtaGCTTCGGCCAACCGAAggttatatacccttgcagatcattcctattaattaagaaatcgcaaaaaatattcaattttctattatttttcattgattttccgattttatttttattcggaaTTCAGAATTGAATAAGAAatggtattttcaaaagtaggaggttatatgttaaaaaacaaccaagatataatttttttaaattttagccCCGATtatttctatgggagctataagatgtagtggtccgatccggccggTTCCAACTTATATACtgcctgcaatagaaagaagacttttgggaaagtttcatctcgatagctttaaaactgagagactagtttgcgtagaaacatacggacagacggacggacagacggacatggttatatttactttatggggtcggaaacatctcctttactgcgttgcaaacttcataataccc
This window contains:
- the LOC108055802 gene encoding probable RNA-binding protein 19, translated to MSRIIVKQLPKHITEDKLRQIFGAQGTITDLQLKYTPDGKFRQFCFVGYSSEAEAQSAIQHFNNTCIQTSRVRVESCAALGSEEKPQSWSKYAKDSKKNLEKLKAKEEEEAAAREAKDAKKKNKEKKLDKVEQILGRHKDDPEFQEFLQAHDKSRTLWGNDLGVASNQEEEQQDGEDEDEEEPPAGRDDSGVDADAGEDDQEEEEEDGDTSKLAEKPISDLEYMKSLMAAPTSSSKGATKSKTKSDKSNLELFTIKIHNVPYNTKRQEVLKFFKPLKPYSVRLPSKVHGFCYVGFKTEKDMAKGMLKNKSFIKGKQVFFSDFTEKNKVTKANKSGQPVTNAGEATGNAKWKHQQDSLSKEDDISESGRIFFRNLAYTTTEEELRKLFEQFGPVVEVNLPVDKLTRKIKGFGTVTYMMPEHALKAFNSLDGTDFHGRLLHLLPGKDIEKNPQEELDENDASLSFKEKKALKLKKSAQKPIGWNTLFLGGNAVAEILAKQFKTSKERILDTSDGGSGAAVRLALGETQIVIEMKRFLEEEGVRLNAFDEPAKKRSNTVILAKNLPAATETSELTPIFSRFGPIGRIVLPPSGVTALIEFCDPLEARQAFKKLAYSKFKNAPLYLEWAPEQVFTKTLSGEPVIPKTELKEEEKPEKPEVKKVEEKEEEEQKPLAEDADDEPEPNTTLFLRNLNFKTVQETVEQHFRHLGTIHTVEIAKRRDPENPRNFNSLGYGFIQFKKNSVAEHALKNLQLTHIDGNPVELKRSDRVLKTQDNEGAQRRLASQKKQTGTKILVRNIPFQAQYREVRDIFKAFGELRSLRIPKKATTGEEAHRGFGFVDYMSKAEAKRAFDALSASTHLYGRRLVLEWSANDDNQDVEELRKRTAAKFGDSQAAASAKRSRKSFFDVEGSVQPNQDDDDEEEER